In Poecile atricapillus isolate bPoeAtr1 chromosome 12, bPoeAtr1.hap1, whole genome shotgun sequence, one DNA window encodes the following:
- the ITM2A gene encoding integral membrane protein 2A yields the protein MVKIAFNSPFALKDEPKKEAAEALVADKDPEVATHRGENSSGRCLLTLLGLAFILAGVVVGGACIYKYFMPKHKVYRGEMCYFENEGRERAVEPYFLPIAEEADIREDDNIAIIDVPVPKFSDSDPAAIVHDFDRLLTAYLDLQLGNCYVIPLNTSIVMPPRNLMDLFAKLATGSYLPQTYLVREEMVVTEEIDNVSDLGIFIYQLCVGKETFRLQRRDQILGVQKRAAENCHSIRHFENSFVVETKICQQ from the exons ATGGTGAAGATCGCCTTCAACTCGCCCTTCGCCCTCAAGGATGAGCCCAAAAAGGAGGCGGCCGAGGCGCTGGTGGCCGACAAG GACCCAGAAGTTGCCACACACAGGGGTGAAAACTCATCTGGAAGATGTCTCTTGACTCTGCTAGGCCTGGCGTTCATCTTGGCAGGGGTTGTTGTGGGTGGAGCCTGCATCTACAAGTACTTCATGCCAAAG CACAAGGTGTACCGTGGGGAGATGTGCTACTTTGAGAACGAGGGCCGGGAGCGCGCGGTGGAGCCGTACTTCCTGCCCATCGCCGAGGAGGCCGACATCCGCGAGGACGACAACATCGCCATCATCGACGTGCCCGTCCCCAAGTTCTCCGACAGCGACCCCGCCGCCATCGTGCACGACTTCGACAGG cttttgaCGGCGTATCTCGACCTGCAGCTGGGGAACTGCTACGTGATCCCGCTGAACACTTCCATAGTCATGCCTCCAAGGAATCTGATGGATCTCTTCGCTAAGCTGGCG ACTGGCTCTTACCTGCCCCAGACATACCTGGTGCGTGAGGAGATGGTGGTTACAGAGGAGATCGATAACGTGTCTGATCTGGGCATCTTCATCTACCAGCTCTGTGTGGGAAAAGAGACCTTCAGGCTGCAGCGCAGAGACCAAATCTTGG GTGTGCAGAAACGGGCAGCGGAGAACTGTCACTCAATCAGACACTTTGAAAACTCTTTCGTGGTTGAGACAAAGATCTGTCAGCAGTGA